The following proteins are encoded in a genomic region of Xanthomonas cassavae CFBP 4642:
- a CDS encoding SulP family inorganic anion transporter — protein sequence MSLLRAELAQWRASPARELMAGAVATFALIPEVIAFAFVAGVDPQVGLFASFVIGIVIALCGGRPAMISAAAGSVALVAAPLVAAHGLPYLLAAGLLAGAVQIAFGLLRLGVLMRFVSSSVRTGFVNALAVLIFAAQLPHLLGANLATWAMLGVGLAIIYGLPRLRVPGLSAIPSPLLCIALLTIAGSVLHLPLKTVADLGKLPAALPFLQWPAVPLTLETLRIIALPALAIAMVGLLESMMTARVVDELTDTPSNKNRECTGLGIANAAASLFGGIAGCGMIGQTVGNVKYGGRGRLSTLFAGVFLLILMVLLKPWVSQVPVVALVAIMVMVSAETFDWRSLRTLITHPRTSSVVMLATVAVTLATHNLAAGVAVGVVLSGVFFTFKVAALLQITHDDGADGVRTYSVRGQVFFASADVFIDAFDARQVPGRSVVIDVSRAHFWDITAVAALDKVVQRLRHHDLEVRVRGVNAGSRRLMQAHALGEDALESALP from the coding sequence ATGTCCCTTCTGCGTGCCGAACTGGCGCAGTGGCGCGCTTCGCCCGCGCGCGAGTTGATGGCCGGTGCAGTCGCCACGTTTGCGCTGATTCCCGAGGTGATCGCCTTCGCCTTCGTGGCGGGTGTGGACCCGCAGGTCGGGTTGTTCGCGTCTTTCGTCATCGGCATCGTGATTGCGTTGTGTGGCGGACGCCCGGCGATGATTTCCGCTGCGGCCGGCTCGGTAGCCCTGGTGGCTGCGCCGCTGGTGGCTGCGCACGGCTTGCCGTACCTGTTGGCCGCGGGCCTGCTGGCTGGCGCGGTGCAGATCGCGTTCGGGCTGCTGCGGCTGGGCGTGTTGATGCGCTTTGTCAGCAGTTCGGTGCGTACCGGCTTTGTCAATGCGCTGGCGGTGCTGATCTTCGCCGCGCAGCTGCCGCATCTGCTGGGCGCCAACCTCGCCACCTGGGCCATGCTCGGGGTGGGTCTTGCGATCATCTACGGCCTGCCGCGCCTGCGCGTGCCCGGGCTGTCGGCGATTCCCTCGCCCCTGCTGTGCATCGCGCTGCTGACCATCGCCGGCAGCGTGCTGCACCTGCCGCTCAAGACCGTGGCCGACCTGGGCAAGCTGCCCGCTGCGCTGCCGTTCCTGCAATGGCCGGCGGTGCCGCTGACGCTGGAGACCTTGCGCATCATCGCGCTGCCGGCGCTGGCCATTGCTATGGTGGGCCTGCTCGAGTCGATGATGACCGCGCGCGTGGTCGATGAGCTCACCGACACCCCCAGCAACAAGAACCGCGAGTGCACCGGGCTGGGCATCGCCAACGCGGCGGCCAGCCTGTTCGGCGGCATCGCCGGTTGCGGCATGATCGGGCAGACCGTGGGCAACGTGAAGTACGGCGGCCGTGGCCGGCTGTCCACGCTGTTTGCCGGCGTGTTCCTGCTGATCCTGATGGTGCTGCTCAAGCCGTGGGTGTCGCAGGTACCGGTGGTCGCGCTGGTGGCGATCATGGTGATGGTCTCGGCCGAGACCTTCGACTGGCGTTCGCTGCGCACCCTCATCACCCATCCGCGTACCTCCAGCGTGGTGATGCTGGCCACCGTGGCGGTGACCCTGGCCACCCACAACCTGGCCGCCGGGGTGGCGGTGGGGGTGGTGTTGAGCGGGGTGTTCTTCACCTTCAAGGTGGCCGCGCTGCTGCAGATCACGCACGACGATGGTGCAGACGGCGTGCGGACCTACAGCGTGCGCGGGCAGGTGTTCTTCGCCTCGGCCGACGTGTTCATCGACGCCTTCGATGCGCGCCAGGTGCCCGGCCGCAGCGTGGTGATCGATGTCAGCCGTGCGCACTTCTGGGACATCACCGCCGTGGCCGCCCTGGACAAAGTGGTGCAGCGGCTGCGGCACCACGATCTGGAGGTTCGGGTCCGTGGTGTGAATGCCGGCAGCCGGCGCCTGATGCAGGCGCATGCGCTGGGCGAAGACGCGCTGGAATCGGCGCTGCCCTGA
- a CDS encoding GGDEF domain-containing protein → MSTAPLLERMVDMTAIRDADLLDLSLLRTMREVCAADDLSLLRIAPDGRSMAETRLRDDGRLQLTVAELKDTQLRAQLADVHGAGEMVQLHQDGRALLVYPMMEARGIRTCLRVGSARAPGAAEQAMLQGFARFFQNYRSLLDDAQRDALTGLRNRKTFDDVILPLFSGSAEAAAPQGVWLGIVDIDHFKRVNDTFGHLYGDEVLLLVAQLMQRAFRRDDLLFRFGGEEFVIVLRGVDRDVAVGLFERFRAAVAGHDFPQVGQVTLSAGIVELTHGRLISQMLDEADKALYWAKQHGRNRAAVYAELIASGQMQQLAQQVGSVDLF, encoded by the coding sequence ATGAGTACCGCGCCCTTGCTGGAGCGGATGGTGGACATGACCGCCATCCGCGATGCCGATCTGCTCGACCTGAGCCTGCTGCGCACCATGCGCGAGGTCTGTGCCGCCGACGACCTGTCGCTGCTGCGCATCGCCCCAGACGGCCGCAGCATGGCCGAAACCCGGCTGCGCGACGATGGCCGGCTGCAGTTGACGGTGGCCGAGCTGAAGGATACGCAGCTGCGTGCCCAGCTGGCCGATGTGCATGGCGCGGGCGAGATGGTGCAGCTGCACCAGGACGGCCGCGCGCTGCTGGTCTACCCGATGATGGAAGCACGCGGCATCCGCACCTGCCTGCGGGTGGGCAGCGCACGCGCGCCCGGTGCCGCCGAGCAGGCGATGCTGCAAGGCTTCGCACGTTTCTTCCAGAACTACCGCAGCCTGCTCGACGATGCCCAGCGCGACGCGCTGACCGGCCTGCGCAACCGCAAGACCTTCGACGATGTGATCCTGCCGCTGTTCTCCGGCAGCGCCGAGGCGGCAGCGCCGCAGGGCGTGTGGCTGGGGATCGTGGACATCGATCACTTCAAGCGCGTCAACGACACCTTTGGCCATCTGTATGGCGACGAGGTTCTGTTGCTGGTGGCGCAGCTGATGCAGCGTGCGTTTCGCCGGGACGATCTGCTGTTCCGGTTCGGTGGCGAGGAATTCGTGATCGTGCTGCGCGGTGTGGATCGCGATGTCGCGGTCGGCTTGTTCGAGCGCTTCCGTGCGGCGGTGGCCGGGCACGACTTCCCGCAGGTGGGCCAGGTCACCCTCAGCGCCGGCATCGTGGAACTGACCCATGGCCGGTTGATCAGCCAGATGCTCGACGAGGCCGACAAGGCGCTGTACTGGGCCAAGCAGCACGGCCGTAATCGCGCGGCGGTGTATGCCGAATTGATCGCCAGCGGCCAGATGCAGCAGCTCGCCCAGCAGGTCGGCAGCGTCGACCTGTTCTGA
- a CDS encoding glycoside hydrolase family 5 protein translates to MSVFRTASTLALATAMALAAAPAFSYSISNNKVVDDSGKVVQLKGVNVFGFETGNHVMHGLWARNWKDMIVQMQGLGFNAVRLPFCPATLRSTTMPTSIDYSRNADLQGLTSLQILDKVINEFNARGMYVLLDHHTPDCAAISELWYTGSYTEAQWLADLRFVANRYKNVPYVLGLDLKNEPHGAATWGTGNAATDWNKAAERGSAAVLAVAPKWIIAVEGITDNPVCSINGGIFWGGNLQPLACTPLNIPANRLLLAPHVYGPDVYVQSYFNDSNFPNNMPAIWDHHFGQFAGKYALLLGEFGGKYGEGDARDKVWQDALVKYLRSKGINEGFYWSWNPNSGDAGGILRDDWTTVRQDKMTLLRTLWGAVSSTTPTPTPTPTPTPTPTPSGSFSTKVSVDSQWNGGYCNRVQVTNTGTASGTWAISLPVTGTVNNAWNVTWSQSGSTLKASGVDFNRTLAAGATAEFGFCAAS, encoded by the coding sequence ATGTCCGTCTTCAGGACTGCAAGTACGCTCGCACTGGCGACCGCGATGGCCCTGGCCGCCGCGCCGGCCTTCAGCTATTCCATCAGCAACAACAAGGTTGTCGACGACAGCGGCAAGGTGGTTCAGCTCAAGGGCGTCAACGTGTTCGGCTTTGAGACCGGCAACCATGTCATGCATGGCCTGTGGGCGCGCAACTGGAAGGACATGATTGTCCAGATGCAGGGACTGGGCTTCAATGCGGTGCGCCTGCCGTTCTGCCCGGCCACGCTGCGCAGCACCACCATGCCGACCAGCATCGACTACAGCCGCAACGCCGATCTGCAGGGCCTGACCTCGCTGCAGATCCTCGACAAGGTGATCAACGAATTCAATGCGCGCGGCATGTACGTGCTGCTGGATCACCACACCCCCGATTGCGCGGCCATCTCCGAGCTCTGGTACACCGGCTCCTACACCGAAGCCCAGTGGCTGGCCGACCTGCGCTTTGTGGCCAACCGCTACAAGAACGTGCCGTACGTGCTCGGCCTGGACCTCAAGAACGAACCGCACGGCGCCGCCACCTGGGGCACCGGCAACGCCGCCACCGACTGGAACAAGGCCGCCGAGCGCGGCTCGGCTGCGGTGCTGGCAGTGGCGCCGAAGTGGATCATTGCGGTGGAAGGCATCACCGATAACCCGGTGTGCTCGATCAATGGCGGCATCTTCTGGGGTGGCAACCTGCAGCCGCTGGCCTGCACCCCGTTGAACATCCCCGCCAACCGCCTGCTGCTGGCGCCGCATGTCTACGGCCCGGACGTGTACGTGCAGTCGTACTTCAACGACAGCAACTTCCCCAACAACATGCCGGCCATCTGGGACCACCACTTCGGCCAGTTCGCCGGCAAGTACGCGTTGCTGCTGGGCGAATTCGGCGGCAAGTACGGCGAAGGCGATGCGCGCGACAAGGTCTGGCAGGACGCGCTGGTGAAATACCTGCGCAGCAAGGGCATCAACGAAGGCTTCTATTGGTCGTGGAATCCCAACAGCGGCGACGCCGGCGGCATCCTGCGCGATGACTGGACCACCGTGCGCCAGGACAAGATGACGCTGCTGCGCACCCTGTGGGGCGCGGTGAGCAGCACCACGCCGACTCCGACACCTACTCCCACGCCGACGCCGACGCCGACGCCCAGCGGCAGCTTCAGCACCAAGGTGAGCGTGGATAGCCAGTGGAACGGCGGCTACTGCAATCGCGTGCAGGTCACCAACACCGGCACCGCCAGCGGCACCTGGGCGATCTCGCTGCCGGTCACCGGCACCGTCAACAACGCCTGGAACGTCACCTGGTCGCAGAGCGGCAGCACGCTCAAGGCCAGCGGTGTGGACTTCAACCGCACCCTGGCCGCCGGTGCGACGGCCGAATTCGGCTTCTGCGCGGCAAGCTGA